The Streptomyces sp. NBC_01197 genome window below encodes:
- a CDS encoding lysine N(6)-hydroxylase/L-ornithine N(5)-oxygenase family protein encodes MTDQQSPLDRPHDLVGVGIGPFNLSLAALAHPLTELSTAFYEQRPAFHWHPGLLIEDATLQVPFLADLVTLAEPASPWSFLSYLKERERLYPFYFAEHFHIRRTEYDAYCRWVSESLPGLHFGHQVDAIRWNAEHALFEVDFTQLDADGEAEALGRTHTRNLALGVGTEPYIPEALQPLAEAPSVPVVHSSDYLASRERLLTAGHITVIGAGQSGAEIFLDLLRARPAGHEKITWLARTEAFAPMEYSKLGLEHFTPDYTRYFHQLPEAARDSLAPQQWQLHKGIDAETIAAIHSELYRRTQHGGWPDAVLTPGVTVRTAGRVAATKVELHLEHARQGSRSRLTTDAVVLATGYRERPLEGMLAGLDPYMRRDASERPHIDDQYRLLLDPAVTGSVYVQNAERHTHGVGAPDLGLAAWRSATILNCLTGKDPYPLPRRTAFTSFGLDREHGLPPQGRSALIPLAERS; translated from the coding sequence ATGACGGACCAGCAGTCTCCCCTGGACCGGCCCCACGACCTGGTGGGGGTCGGCATCGGACCATTCAACCTCTCCCTCGCGGCACTCGCCCACCCCCTCACCGAACTCTCCACCGCCTTCTACGAACAGCGCCCTGCCTTCCACTGGCACCCCGGCCTGCTCATCGAGGACGCCACCCTCCAAGTCCCCTTCCTCGCCGACCTGGTGACCCTCGCGGAACCCGCCAGCCCCTGGTCGTTCCTCAGCTACCTCAAGGAACGCGAGCGGCTCTACCCCTTCTACTTCGCAGAGCACTTCCACATCAGGCGCACCGAGTACGACGCCTACTGCCGCTGGGTCAGCGAGAGCCTGCCCGGGCTCCACTTCGGCCACCAGGTCGACGCCATCCGCTGGAACGCCGAACACGCCCTCTTCGAGGTCGACTTCACCCAGCTCGACGCCGACGGAGAGGCAGAGGCACTCGGCCGCACCCACACCCGCAACCTCGCACTCGGCGTCGGCACCGAGCCGTACATCCCGGAGGCCCTCCAGCCGCTCGCCGAAGCACCGTCCGTACCCGTCGTGCACTCGTCCGACTACCTCGCCAGCCGAGAACGGCTCCTTACCGCCGGACACATCACCGTCATCGGAGCGGGCCAGTCCGGTGCCGAGATCTTCCTCGACCTGCTCCGGGCCCGCCCCGCAGGCCACGAGAAGATCACCTGGCTCGCCAGGACCGAGGCCTTCGCCCCCATGGAGTACTCCAAACTCGGCCTGGAGCACTTCACCCCCGACTACACCCGCTACTTCCACCAGCTGCCCGAGGCCGCCCGCGACTCCCTCGCCCCTCAGCAGTGGCAGCTCCACAAGGGCATCGACGCCGAAACCATCGCGGCCATCCACAGCGAGCTCTACCGCCGCACCCAGCACGGCGGCTGGCCCGACGCCGTCCTCACCCCGGGCGTCACCGTCCGCACCGCCGGACGCGTCGCCGCCACCAAGGTCGAACTCCACCTCGAACACGCCCGGCAGGGCTCCCGCTCCCGCCTCACCACCGACGCCGTGGTCCTCGCCACCGGCTACCGGGAGCGCCCGCTCGAGGGAATGCTCGCCGGCCTCGACCCCTACATGCGGCGCGACGCCTCCGAGCGCCCCCACATCGACGATCAGTACCGGCTGCTCCTCGACCCCGCAGTCACCGGCTCCGTGTACGTACAGAACGCCGAACGCCACACCCACGGCGTCGGCGCCCCCGACCTCGGCCTCGCCGCCTGGCGCAGCGCGACGATCCTCAACTGCCTCACCGGCAAGGACCCTTACCCGCTGCCCAGGCGCACCGCGTTCACCAGCTTCGGCCTCGACCGCGAGCACGGCCTGCCCCCGCAGGGCCGTAGCGCCCTCATCCCGCTGGCCGAACGCAGCTGA
- a CDS encoding bifunctional metallophosphatase/5'-nucleotidase, which translates to MPLNRRTFLGTSAAAGAGVAIAGGTAVPAAAQGHGHGHGRPQKRYSFTVMGTTDLHGHVFNWDYFTDKEFDDAAHNDVGLAKISTLVSGIREERGRHNTLMIDAGDTIQGTQLSYYYAKIDPITAKHGPVHPMAQAMNHIGYDAAALGNHEFNYGIPVLRKFEEQCRFPLLGANALDAKTLRPAFTPYVFRTLRTPHGRDVKVAILGLTNPGIAIWDKANVQGKMVFPGLEEQAAKYVPRLRSMGADVVIVAAHSGASGTSSYGDQIPYVENAAALVAEQVPGIDAILVGHAHVEIPERFVENKRTGKQVVLSEPLMWGERLTVFDFDLVWEKGRWAVEKAGSRVLNSNTAAEDPELVKLLTDEHKKVVAYVNQVIGTSSAAMTTADAPWKDEPIIDLINAVQTDTVKAALAGGEYAALPVLSQASCFSRTAQIPAGNVTIKDAAGLYPFENTLEARLVTGAQIKDYLEFSARYYVQTPAGGPVDTSKLTNADDTPDYNYDAVSGLTYEIDIAKAAGSRIAKLSFGGKAIDPAAQFVLAVNNYRASGGGNFPHVPAAKQLWANSDEIRNTIIAWVQAKGTVDASEFASVDWKLTRDGTPVF; encoded by the coding sequence TTGCCGCTCAACCGTAGGACGTTCCTGGGTACTTCGGCCGCCGCCGGTGCCGGTGTGGCCATCGCCGGCGGCACTGCGGTGCCCGCCGCCGCGCAGGGGCACGGCCATGGCCACGGGCGTCCGCAGAAGCGGTACTCCTTCACCGTGATGGGGACGACCGATCTGCATGGTCATGTCTTCAACTGGGACTACTTCACGGACAAGGAGTTCGACGACGCCGCGCACAACGATGTCGGCCTGGCGAAGATCTCGACGCTGGTCAGCGGGATCCGCGAGGAGAGAGGCCGCCACAACACGCTGATGATCGACGCGGGCGACACCATCCAGGGCACCCAACTGTCGTACTACTACGCGAAGATCGACCCGATCACGGCCAAGCACGGCCCGGTGCACCCGATGGCGCAGGCGATGAACCACATCGGCTACGACGCGGCCGCGCTGGGCAACCACGAGTTCAACTACGGCATTCCGGTGCTGCGGAAGTTCGAGGAACAGTGCCGTTTCCCGCTGCTGGGGGCTAACGCCCTGGACGCGAAGACGCTCAGGCCCGCGTTCACCCCGTACGTATTCAGGACGCTCCGCACGCCGCACGGCCGGGATGTGAAGGTCGCGATTCTCGGGCTGACGAACCCGGGCATCGCCATCTGGGACAAGGCGAACGTCCAGGGCAAGATGGTGTTTCCGGGGCTCGAGGAGCAGGCGGCGAAGTACGTGCCGCGGCTGCGTTCCATGGGCGCCGACGTGGTGATCGTCGCGGCGCACTCGGGGGCCAGCGGCACGTCCTCGTACGGTGATCAGATCCCGTACGTGGAGAACGCGGCCGCCCTGGTGGCCGAGCAGGTGCCGGGGATCGACGCGATCCTGGTGGGTCACGCGCATGTCGAGATCCCCGAGAGGTTCGTGGAGAACAAGAGGACCGGGAAGCAGGTCGTGCTCTCCGAGCCGCTGATGTGGGGCGAGCGGCTCACGGTCTTCGATTTCGACCTGGTGTGGGAGAAGGGGCGCTGGGCGGTCGAGAAGGCCGGTTCGCGGGTGCTGAACTCCAATACCGCGGCCGAGGACCCGGAGCTTGTGAAGCTGCTGACGGACGAGCACAAGAAGGTCGTTGCGTACGTCAACCAGGTGATCGGGACGTCGTCCGCGGCGATGACCACGGCGGACGCGCCGTGGAAGGACGAGCCGATCATCGATCTGATCAACGCCGTCCAGACCGACACGGTGAAGGCGGCGCTGGCCGGTGGCGAGTACGCGGCGCTGCCGGTGCTCTCGCAGGCGTCGTGCTTCTCCCGTACGGCGCAGATTCCGGCCGGGAATGTGACGATCAAGGACGCGGCGGGTCTTTACCCATTCGAGAACACGCTGGAGGCACGACTGGTGACGGGCGCGCAGATCAAGGACTACCTGGAGTTCTCGGCGCGCTACTACGTGCAGACCCCGGCGGGCGGTCCTGTCGACACCTCGAAGCTGACGAACGCGGACGACACGCCGGACTACAACTACGACGCGGTGTCGGGACTGACGTACGAGATCGACATCGCCAAGGCGGCCGGTTCGCGGATCGCGAAGCTGTCCTTCGGCGGCAAGGCGATCGATCCGGCGGCGCAGTTCGTGCTTGCGGTGAACAACTACCGGGCGAGCGGCGGCGGTAACTTCCCGCATGTGCCGGCCGCCAAGCAGCTGTGGGCCAATTCGGACGAGATCCGGAACACGATCATCGCTTGGGTGCAGGCGAAGGGGACGGTGGACGCTTCGGAGTTCGCTTCGGTGGACTGGAAGCTGACGCGGGACGGTACGCCGGTCTTCTAG
- a CDS encoding SIMPL domain-containing protein, with product MTDEVPYPAQAAAAPPAAPQPAAPQPTAPRAAVPYGTPDTPRVAVRGEASLEVEPETATLTVTTSARGKDRRAALQDLTRRNAAILELARGYGEAVEKLESGALSVSPEPAQHGRGEKVRAYSGHVRITVVLNDFTALGDLTSRLADQELTRVEGPWWALRPGSPARRDARRQAVRDAVTRAREYAGALGAELTALVELSDPGADDGARPPAPGFAGARGFRAAAPGAADDAPAIDLEPQRQTVHAQVNARFTMSPPAL from the coding sequence ATGACCGACGAAGTCCCGTACCCGGCACAGGCCGCAGCCGCTCCGCCCGCAGCCCCTCAGCCCGCAGCCCCTCAGCCCACCGCCCCGCGAGCCGCAGTGCCCTACGGCACGCCCGACACCCCGCGCGTCGCCGTGCGCGGCGAAGCGAGCCTCGAAGTCGAACCCGAGACCGCCACCCTCACCGTCACCACGAGCGCACGCGGCAAGGACCGGCGCGCGGCGCTGCAGGACCTCACCCGGCGCAACGCCGCCATCCTCGAACTCGCGCGCGGATACGGCGAAGCCGTCGAGAAACTGGAGAGCGGCGCGCTCTCCGTCAGCCCCGAACCGGCACAGCACGGCCGGGGCGAAAAGGTCCGCGCCTACTCCGGTCATGTCCGGATCACCGTCGTGCTCAACGACTTCACCGCACTCGGGGACCTCACCTCCCGCCTCGCCGACCAGGAACTGACCCGGGTCGAAGGACCCTGGTGGGCGCTGCGCCCTGGATCACCCGCCCGCCGCGACGCCCGCAGGCAGGCCGTACGGGACGCCGTCACCCGCGCCCGCGAGTACGCCGGGGCGCTCGGAGCCGAGCTGACCGCCCTCGTAGAACTCTCCGACCCGGGCGCGGACGACGGCGCACGCCCGCCCGCCCCCGGATTCGCCGGCGCCCGTGGATTCAGGGCGGCGGCACCCGGCGCGGCGGACGACGCACCCGCTATCGACCTCGAACCCCAGCGCCAGACCGTTCACGCCCAGGTGAACGCCCGTTTCACCATGTCACCACCGGCACTCTGA
- the pyk gene encoding pyruvate kinase, translating into MRRAKIVCTLGPATDSYDQIKALVEAGMDMARFNLSHGSYAEHEERFRRVRKAAEETGRSVGILADLQGPKIRLGRFAEGPVLLERGDEFTISVAPGARGDRSSCGTTYDGLAGDVTTGERILVDDGKVALEVTSVDGPQVHTMVVEGGMVSDHKGLNLPGVAVSVPAMSEKDADDLRWALRIGADIIALSFVRSGQDVDEVHQIMDEEGRRLPVIAKIEKPQAVENIDGIVAAFDGIMVARGDLGVEMPLEQVPIVQKRAVKLAKRNAKPVIVATQMLDSMIDNSRPTRAEASDVANAVIDGTDAVMLSGETSVGKYPVETVRTMGRIVEAAEEDILAQGLPPLNDRNKPRTQGGAVARAAAEMGDFLGAKLLVAFTQSGDTAKRLSRYRSPIPLLAFTPDPATRAQLTLTWGVETYLGPHVESTDEMVAQVDEQLLKAGRCQKGDIVVITAGSPPGVAGSTNLVRVHHVGEDDSPK; encoded by the coding sequence ATGCGCCGAGCAAAGATCGTTTGCACCCTGGGCCCCGCGACCGACTCGTACGACCAGATCAAAGCACTGGTCGAGGCCGGTATGGACATGGCCCGATTCAATCTCAGCCACGGTAGCTACGCCGAGCACGAGGAGCGTTTCCGCCGCGTACGCAAGGCGGCCGAGGAGACCGGCCGCAGCGTCGGCATCCTCGCGGATCTTCAAGGCCCGAAGATCCGCCTCGGCCGCTTCGCCGAGGGCCCCGTACTCCTTGAACGCGGAGACGAGTTCACCATCAGCGTCGCTCCCGGCGCCCGGGGCGACCGGAGCAGCTGCGGCACCACCTACGACGGCCTCGCCGGAGACGTGACCACCGGCGAGCGCATCCTCGTGGACGACGGCAAGGTCGCCCTCGAAGTCACCTCGGTCGACGGCCCCCAGGTCCACACCATGGTGGTCGAGGGCGGCATGGTCTCCGACCACAAGGGGCTCAACCTCCCCGGTGTCGCGGTGTCGGTCCCCGCGATGTCCGAGAAGGACGCCGATGACCTCCGCTGGGCACTGCGGATTGGAGCCGACATCATCGCGCTCTCCTTCGTACGCAGCGGCCAGGACGTCGACGAGGTCCACCAGATCATGGACGAGGAGGGCCGCAGGCTCCCCGTTATCGCCAAGATCGAGAAGCCTCAGGCCGTCGAGAACATCGACGGGATCGTCGCGGCCTTCGACGGAATCATGGTCGCCCGAGGTGACCTCGGCGTCGAGATGCCCCTCGAACAGGTGCCGATCGTCCAGAAGCGCGCCGTGAAGCTGGCCAAGCGCAACGCCAAGCCCGTCATCGTCGCGACCCAGATGCTCGACTCGATGATCGACAACTCCCGGCCCACCCGTGCCGAGGCCTCCGACGTCGCCAACGCGGTCATCGACGGCACCGACGCCGTGATGCTCTCCGGCGAGACCAGCGTCGGCAAGTACCCGGTGGAGACGGTCCGTACGATGGGCCGCATCGTCGAGGCCGCCGAGGAGGACATCCTCGCCCAGGGCCTGCCCCCGCTGAACGACCGCAACAAGCCACGCACCCAGGGCGGCGCAGTCGCCCGCGCGGCAGCCGAGATGGGCGACTTCCTCGGCGCGAAGCTGCTGGTGGCCTTCACCCAGTCCGGCGACACGGCGAAGCGGCTCTCGCGCTACCGCTCACCGATCCCGCTGCTGGCCTTCACCCCGGATCCGGCCACACGCGCCCAGCTCACCCTGACTTGGGGTGTGGAGACCTATCTCGGCCCGCACGTGGAATCCACGGACGAAATGGTCGCGCAGGTCGACGAACAACTCCTGAAGGCGGGCCGCTGCCAGAAGGGCGACATCGTCGTCATCACCGCGGGCTCCCCGCCCGGCGTCGCGGGCTCCACCAATCTGGTCCGCGTCCACCACGTCGGGGAGGACGATTCGCCGAAGTAG
- a CDS encoding ANTAR domain-containing response regulator, protein MTAPESPQPVADDDKSHVPPLTTRVVIAEDEALIRLDLKEMLEEEGYAVVGEAGDGQQAIELAREHRPDLVILDVKMPVLDGISAAEKITEESIAPVLMLTAFSQRDLVERARDAGAMAYLVKPFSKSDVVPAIEMAVSRFTELKALEQEVADLSQRLETRKLVDRAKSVLQTQYGLTEPAAFRWIQKTSMDRRMSMQQVAEAVIEDAEEKKAAKEQ, encoded by the coding sequence GTGACCGCCCCCGAGTCGCCCCAGCCCGTCGCCGACGACGACAAGTCGCACGTCCCGCCGCTGACGACCCGTGTCGTCATCGCAGAGGACGAGGCCCTCATCCGCCTCGACCTCAAAGAGATGCTCGAAGAAGAGGGCTATGCGGTCGTCGGTGAAGCCGGTGACGGTCAGCAGGCCATCGAGCTGGCCCGGGAGCACCGGCCCGATCTGGTGATCCTCGATGTGAAGATGCCCGTTCTGGACGGGATCTCCGCGGCCGAGAAGATCACCGAGGAGTCCATCGCCCCGGTCCTGATGCTGACCGCTTTCTCGCAGCGCGACCTGGTGGAGCGGGCCCGGGACGCCGGAGCGATGGCGTATCTGGTGAAGCCGTTCTCCAAGAGCGACGTCGTGCCCGCCATCGAGATGGCCGTCTCCCGCTTCACCGAGCTGAAGGCCCTGGAGCAGGAGGTCGCCGACCTCTCGCAGCGGCTGGAGACGCGGAAGCTGGTGGACCGGGCGAAATCGGTGCTGCAGACGCAGTACGGGCTGACCGAGCCCGCCGCCTTCCGGTGGATCCAGAAGACCTCGATGGACCGCCGGATGTCGATGCAGCAGGTCGCCGAGGCGGTCATCGAGGACGCCGAGGAGAAGAAGGCGGCCAAGGAGCAGTAG
- a CDS encoding ABC transporter ATP-binding protein gives MTALLEVQDLRVAYGKIEAVKGISFTVEAGQVVTLIGTNGAGKTTTLRTLSGLIKPAGGTIAFDGKPLAGIPAHKVVALGLAHSPEGRHIFPRLSIFENLQLGAFLRDDKEGIEKDIQRAYDLFPILGERRKQAAGTLSGGEQQMLAMGRALMSQPKLLMLDEPSMGLSPIMMQKIMETIVELKSQGMTILLVEQNAQAALSLADHGYVMEIGKISLSGTGHDLLHDESVRKAYLGED, from the coding sequence GTGACCGCTCTCCTGGAGGTCCAGGACCTCAGGGTCGCCTACGGCAAGATCGAGGCCGTCAAGGGCATCTCCTTCACCGTCGAAGCCGGCCAGGTCGTCACCCTGATCGGCACCAACGGCGCCGGCAAGACCACCACCCTCCGCACCCTCTCCGGACTGATCAAACCGGCCGGCGGCACGATCGCCTTCGACGGGAAACCGCTCGCGGGCATCCCCGCCCACAAGGTCGTCGCCCTCGGCCTGGCCCACTCCCCCGAGGGCCGGCACATCTTCCCGCGCCTGTCGATCTTCGAGAACCTCCAGCTCGGAGCTTTCCTCCGGGACGACAAAGAAGGCATCGAGAAGGACATCCAGCGCGCCTACGACCTCTTCCCGATCCTGGGCGAACGACGAAAGCAGGCAGCGGGCACCCTGTCCGGCGGTGAACAGCAGATGCTCGCCATGGGCCGGGCGCTGATGTCGCAGCCCAAGCTGCTGATGCTCGACGAGCCCTCCATGGGCCTCTCGCCGATCATGATGCAGAAGATCATGGAGACCATCGTCGAGCTCAAGTCCCAGGGCATGACGATCCTGCTCGTCGAACAGAACGCGCAGGCGGCGCTCTCCCTGGCCGACCACGGGTACGTCATGGAGATCGGCAAGATCTCGCTCTCCGGTACCGGCCACGACCTGCTGCACGACGAGTCGGTCCGCAAGGCGTACCTCGGCGAGGACTGA
- a CDS encoding ABC transporter ATP-binding protein: MTTQTTAPAPESTGAPVLRAEGVIMRFGGLTAVRDVDLTVNAGEIVGLIGPNGAGKTTFFNCLTGLYVPTEGKVSYKGTVLPPKPHLVTKAGIARTFQNIRLFANMTVLENVLVGRHTRTKEGLWSAILRGPGFHRAEAKSRERATELLEFIGLAHKASHLARNLPYGEQRKLEIARALASEPGLLLLDEPTAGMNPQETRATEELVFAIRDQGIAVLVIEHDMRFIFNLCDRVAVLVQGEKLVEGTSEVVQGDERVIAAYLGTPFEGAPGDEEVAEVEAAEAQSAAGHTSTTSTTSATGTEGDTQ, translated from the coding sequence ATGACCACGCAAACGACCGCACCGGCTCCGGAATCCACCGGCGCCCCCGTGCTCCGGGCCGAAGGCGTCATCATGCGCTTCGGCGGCCTCACCGCCGTCCGCGATGTCGACCTCACCGTCAACGCCGGAGAGATCGTCGGCCTCATCGGCCCCAACGGCGCCGGCAAAACCACCTTCTTCAACTGCCTCACCGGCCTCTACGTGCCCACCGAGGGCAAGGTCAGCTACAAGGGCACCGTCCTGCCGCCCAAACCGCACCTCGTCACCAAGGCAGGCATCGCCCGTACCTTCCAGAACATCCGGCTCTTCGCCAATATGACGGTCCTGGAGAACGTCCTCGTCGGACGCCACACCCGGACCAAGGAGGGCCTCTGGTCCGCCATCCTGCGCGGCCCCGGCTTCCACCGGGCCGAGGCCAAGTCCCGCGAACGGGCCACCGAACTCCTGGAGTTCATCGGCCTCGCCCACAAAGCGAGCCACCTCGCGCGCAACCTCCCGTACGGGGAGCAGCGCAAGCTCGAAATCGCCCGCGCCCTTGCCAGCGAACCCGGCCTGCTGCTGCTGGACGAGCCCACCGCCGGGATGAACCCGCAGGAGACCCGCGCCACCGAAGAGCTCGTCTTCGCCATCCGGGACCAGGGCATCGCCGTACTCGTCATCGAGCACGACATGCGGTTCATCTTCAACCTCTGCGACCGCGTCGCCGTCCTCGTCCAGGGCGAGAAACTCGTCGAAGGCACATCGGAGGTGGTCCAGGGCGACGAACGCGTCATCGCGGCCTACCTCGGAACGCCCTTCGAGGGCGCGCCGGGCGACGAGGAGGTGGCCGAGGTCGAAGCGGCCGAGGCCCAGAGCGCGGCAGGGCACACCAGCACCACCAGTACCACCAGCGCCACCGGTACCGAAGGAGACACCCAGTGA
- a CDS encoding branched-chain amino acid ABC transporter permease, whose product MDTNEHNEPNPADGGTATTPAKTAVDTNQSAQPAGTPSLIPLPLVAARALTIAGAVITIVSAFLSWTWEPGFADDLTYSGNPSGLQLLAVIGGVVTLLFVLSHARVRGLRWLNPSGATAPVFLAALAAFAVVWYVVLAIGFELGGLVNLDPGGWIAAVGAAVALIGTLALPRPGATAKSYFAKADPIPAAKALPAWGQRVVITAATVLGLIVFTYGIGVPDEQPEVFVSFVLLVVFNAWALFGAGLTDRFSELNARHKGFATSMAFLAAAIFPFTQSQDHNANLGVNILIFGTVALGLNIVVGLTGLLDLGYVAFLGVGAYAAALVSGSEFSTFSGVQFPFWAAALTGMAASLIFGVLIGAPTLRLRGDYLAIVTLGFGEIFRIAVNSLDGSSGPDITNGPNGIPSIPDLELFGFNLGVSHDIAGFTLGRFANYFLLMLIITGLVVLVFNRAADSRIGRSWIAIREDETAATAMGINGFRVKLIAFALGATLAGLAGTVSAHVTYSVTPAPYQFAGAAPPNSAFLLAAVVLGGMGTVGGPILGATFLYLIPEKLGFLKQYELLAFGIALVLLMRFRPEGVIANRRRQLEFHEDSAPDLPEQRTTGDETVPAGKAGA is encoded by the coding sequence ATGGACACCAACGAGCACAACGAGCCCAACCCGGCCGACGGGGGCACCGCCACCACCCCCGCCAAGACCGCTGTCGACACGAACCAGTCCGCACAGCCCGCCGGGACCCCGTCGCTGATCCCGCTCCCCCTGGTCGCCGCCCGCGCACTCACCATCGCCGGCGCCGTCATCACCATCGTGAGCGCCTTCCTCTCCTGGACCTGGGAGCCCGGCTTCGCCGACGACCTGACCTACTCAGGAAACCCCTCAGGACTCCAGCTCCTCGCGGTCATCGGCGGGGTCGTCACCCTCCTCTTCGTCCTCAGCCACGCCCGCGTACGCGGACTGCGCTGGCTCAACCCCAGCGGCGCGACCGCCCCGGTCTTCCTCGCGGCGCTCGCCGCGTTCGCCGTCGTCTGGTACGTCGTCCTCGCCATCGGCTTCGAACTCGGCGGGCTCGTCAACCTCGACCCCGGCGGCTGGATCGCCGCCGTGGGCGCCGCGGTCGCCCTCATCGGCACGCTCGCACTGCCCCGGCCCGGCGCCACAGCGAAGTCCTACTTCGCCAAGGCCGACCCGATCCCGGCAGCCAAAGCTCTCCCCGCCTGGGGGCAGCGGGTGGTCATCACCGCCGCCACCGTGCTCGGCCTGATCGTCTTCACGTACGGCATCGGCGTCCCCGACGAACAGCCGGAAGTATTCGTCTCGTTCGTACTGCTCGTCGTCTTCAACGCCTGGGCACTCTTCGGCGCCGGACTCACCGACCGCTTCTCCGAACTCAACGCCCGGCACAAAGGATTCGCCACCTCCATGGCGTTCCTCGCCGCGGCGATCTTCCCGTTCACCCAGAGCCAGGACCACAACGCCAACCTCGGCGTGAACATCCTCATCTTCGGAACCGTCGCCCTCGGCCTCAACATCGTCGTCGGCCTCACCGGACTCCTCGACCTCGGATACGTCGCCTTCCTCGGCGTCGGCGCCTACGCCGCGGCCCTGGTCTCCGGCTCGGAGTTCTCCACCTTCTCCGGCGTCCAGTTCCCGTTCTGGGCAGCCGCCCTGACCGGAATGGCAGCCTCCCTGATCTTCGGCGTCCTCATCGGCGCACCCACCCTGCGACTGCGCGGCGACTACCTCGCGATCGTCACCCTGGGCTTCGGAGAGATCTTCCGCATCGCCGTGAACAGCCTGGACGGCTCGTCGGGACCCGACATCACCAATGGCCCCAACGGCATCCCTTCCATCCCGGACCTGGAACTCTTCGGGTTCAACCTCGGCGTATCCCACGACATCGCGGGCTTCACCCTCGGCCGGTTCGCCAACTACTTCCTGCTCATGCTGATCATCACCGGGCTCGTCGTCCTGGTCTTCAACCGCGCCGCCGACTCCCGAATCGGGCGCTCCTGGATCGCCATCCGCGAGGACGAGACGGCAGCCACCGCCATGGGCATCAACGGCTTCCGGGTCAAGCTCATCGCCTTCGCACTCGGCGCCACCCTCGCGGGCCTCGCCGGTACGGTCAGCGCGCACGTGACCTACAGCGTCACCCCCGCCCCGTACCAGTTCGCCGGAGCAGCCCCGCCCAACTCGGCCTTCCTGCTCGCCGCGGTGGTGCTCGGCGGTATGGGCACGGTCGGCGGCCCGATCCTCGGTGCCACCTTCCTCTACCTCATCCCGGAGAAGCTCGGCTTCCTCAAGCAGTACGAACTGCTCGCCTTCGGCATCGCACTCGTCCTGCTGATGCGCTTCCGCCCCGAGGGCGTCATCGCCAACCGGCGGCGCCAGCTCGAATTCCATGAGGACAGCGCACCCGACCTGCCGGAACAACGCACAACCGGCGACGAAACCGTCCCCGCAGGCAAGGCAGGGGCGTGA
- a CDS encoding branched-chain amino acid ABC transporter permease, producing MNSLPQQLANGLFLGSMYGLIAIGYTMVYGIVQLINFAHGEIFMTGGFGALTVYMYVLPDGTSMWIALPAMLVGGAIVAVLVAVGAERFAYRPLRGAPRLAPLITAIGLSLALQQAVFNWYPGAENARVFPPLPGGPYHLGSIDIQSGDLFLIIAAPLCMAALAVFTRTSRTGRAMQATAQDPDTAQLMGIDTNRIIVIAFAIGGLFAAVAGIAYGFKIGNVDYSMGFQAGLKAFTAAVLGGIGNIYGAMLGGLVLGVAEVMATAYIDQVPGMHQLGGQAWSAVWAFVLLILVLLLRPQGLLGERVADRA from the coding sequence GTGAACTCCCTGCCGCAACAGCTGGCCAACGGGCTGTTCCTCGGCTCGATGTACGGGCTGATCGCCATCGGATACACGATGGTGTACGGCATCGTCCAGCTCATCAACTTCGCCCACGGCGAGATATTCATGACCGGCGGCTTCGGCGCGCTGACGGTCTACATGTACGTACTGCCCGACGGCACTTCGATGTGGATAGCCCTGCCGGCCATGCTGGTGGGCGGCGCCATCGTCGCCGTACTCGTCGCCGTCGGAGCCGAACGCTTCGCCTACCGGCCCCTGCGCGGCGCACCACGGCTCGCACCGCTCATCACCGCGATCGGCCTCTCCCTCGCACTGCAGCAGGCGGTCTTCAACTGGTACCCCGGCGCAGAGAACGCCCGTGTCTTCCCGCCACTGCCCGGCGGCCCGTACCACCTGGGCTCCATCGACATCCAGAGCGGCGACCTCTTCCTGATCATCGCGGCCCCCCTCTGCATGGCCGCGCTCGCCGTCTTCACCCGGACCTCCCGCACCGGCCGCGCCATGCAGGCCACCGCCCAGGACCCCGACACCGCCCAGCTCATGGGCATCGACACCAACCGCATCATCGTCATCGCGTTCGCCATCGGGGGCCTCTTCGCCGCCGTCGCCGGCATCGCGTACGGCTTCAAGATCGGCAACGTCGACTACAGCATGGGCTTCCAGGCCGGCCTCAAGGCCTTCACCGCGGCCGTTCTCGGCGGCATCGGCAACATCTACGGCGCCATGCTCGGCGGTCTCGTCCTCGGTGTCGCCGAAGTCATGGCCACCGCGTACATCGACCAGGTCCCCGGTATGCACCAGCTCGGCGGCCAGGCGTGGTCCGCGGTCTGGGCCTTCGTCCTGCTGATTCTCGTACTGCTCCTACGACCACAAGGTCTACTGGGCGAACGCGTCGCGGACAGGGCGTGA